CAATGACCTTTAGCAAAGCTGAGATTTCTCCCAGAAAATTTTAAGGGAGATGACCTACTAATTATGGACATACGTGGAGCAATGGAAAAGATCAAGCCCGTGTACTTGGCTCACACATTATGCTTGTCTATGGAATTGTCTTTTACCCAATGAATTCACATTTCTAAAATACATATGCTATAGGTCAAACGAGACTATGCAGAAAGTACTGGCAGCACCTTCTTTTGAAGTTCAAAGACAGTCAGCTTCAAAACAAACCATCCCTGAAAAAATATGATCTCTTAATATGAAAGGATATCCAGTTAGGTATTTtatcacagtgaaaaaaaaggaaataatattggCCTTAGATAAAGCCTTTTAGACAGAATCTGTTAATGAGGCAGCCTTGCAGGTGGAAGCCTAGGTGGAATACATCTTCTACTCCTTGGAAGACTGCAAGAGGACTGTGAGAGGCATGTGTGGCATGAAAAGTAGATTGCTGCTTTTTAGCCATAAAATCTGTGAACCTGAAAAAAAGTCATGCTTGCTTAGACACATATGTCCAAGTGGGCATTAGTTTCAAGTCTTTTAAAACATACTTAAAAAATAGATATTTCCTACCCTGTGCAACCATAACCTCATGCCTGGACTTTATGCTGACACAACTAGTCTGGTGCTGTATCCACATGGAGAAAATGATGAATGAGGAATACGCCAAGGACTAAGAAATTGCTGGACTCCTCTCCTAGAAGTTAATTTCTAGTTCCATCAAAATCAGTGCCAGCTTCAtgagcatttttttcctgtagataGAATGAATCCTGACAGTGGGTTTAAGTTAACTTGCTTAACTTTGTCTGCCTGTCCCTACCCTAGACAGACAAAGGCTATGACACTGCAATACACTGTACCAAGTGATTCAGGAGCCAGGACCATTTGTAAAAATCAGTGATGACAACATGTtgcaaccttttaaaaatcagacttttcaGATAGTAGTGCACCTTGCAGttgaagtatttttcaaatatgttcaaaaccactgaaaattaaaattatttacaattgGTCTTATAATATAATTCTATACAAAGACCAGATTTTGTGTAGCCAAAAATTAtctctttgctgcttctctgaggTAGGATATGGGGGATGTTAACTTACCCTGTCAGTTCCATTTTTCTGATACTTCTGTAGAAAGTGCATAATTATTTCAAGTGAACTTGACAGAAAAATTCCGATAAAACAAAGCTGTGTCAAAATTACAATTCAttaagtttgaaatatttttttgagtgAACATTTTGGCTTTGATGTGGAGTCCAGGGAACTGTTCTTTGCTAAAACAATAAccatatttatatacatatacacacacactggAAACAACTGCTATCTGATTTTTGCCTGCTCTACAGCTCACAACCCTGTGTGGTATTTTACTGGGCTAAGTGTGCTTATTCTGTCTATCAGAAAAGATAGATAACTCTGTCAAAATTTAGCAAAACAGAACCTATTTgattttttctttacttcttgTTTCCTTTTAGATCCACTCTGATATTAAGCAAATGTATTTTGAGAACGGCCAGAAATGTATGGGCAGTTTGAAGACACACACAACTGTATTTcttaaataataaagaaaatattaggCGACCAGGTCATTTTATTTTCCACTaaacattcttcaaaatgacGCAACATTGCAAACTCACCTTCATCATAATAAATAACTTCTTTTGTGTTACAGACGTTGAAAGTGGAAAACACAAATTAGATCAATCAGTAATCCCACATTAAAGGCAATGGGATGATGTCACTCCAGCCTATGAATGCTGTATGCATTCAATGCTTTAACAATATTTATAGAAGCATTCTTAGGGCACActcatattaatttttctttatttttaaggaatATGAAATGCATTACAGGAGAACTGCTTAATAGGAGAACACATATTAAAACATGACTGCAAATGTCCTTTATTGCTGTTGACAACTACCTTTGGAAGAGCTGGAAGTGGACTTTTATAGAAGAATCATCATCAgtttttttctcagtaatttcTATATGCACAGTATTTAGGATATATACATATTAACTGATATAGCAACAGTTTTGCTCTTAACAAAAAGGCTAGTAATCATATTATTGATTTATTTCAGTAGTTTCGGATTctggaaaatgtttcctttctggaGCATGCCTTCccaaataaaaaaagtaaacactTTTGAAGACCTATCCTTGGTATCTCTAAGGTTAAACCTAGTGAGGAATGCCCATCTATTAATGTTGAACTTTGAACAGGATTGGTTGACACAGTGAATAATTCCGAAGTATATACTCTAAATTAGTAACCCTCATATTAAGTATTGATGAAAGTAGACTGCAACTTCAACCATACCAGTccaatttaacaaaataaaacctcaCTGTTGCTATAAGTCATTGATTTCTTGCCAGTGCTTTCACGAGAGCAAAATTTTCCATTGATTTCACTGGAAGCCAAATTAAGTCAAAACTGGACACTTTAAAGTCTCTTAGATCCCTTGGACAATTTTTCTGTAATaccttttttcctctgagaaaaagTCTTCAGTCTGGGAAAGTAAGACCACCATGAATATTTCTGTTAGTTTTTATATTTATAGAGTCAACCACCTAGGCTGGAATCAATCAATTCAACTGTtagtgtttttttcattaattttggTCTGCACCACAGACTAGTTTAGTTTCTTCAAAACTGAGATTCTCCACCAAACCACAATCTTGTGTGAACTTTATGGTTAGCCTGTGAGCAATATTATTGACTGACATGCAAATCTGCAGATAGAAGTGATATAGCAGCCCTTATATGGGCAAATTTCGACTGTGGATTCACtgccaagtctttttttttatacCCATTTGTGTTATGTTTAAACACATGAATTAaagagtttgttttttgtttttgtttttttttttttttaaatctatatttatatatcaaATATGCATGTTCAATTAAAATCGGAACTAGTATTTTTCATCAGGAGTTCTGTCTGAACATAACACAGTCAGATCTTTATAGCAAAAGAGCAGGCACCTGAACCCATGGATGCCATGAACCCTACTAGTTCTGCTGATGCTGGGAGCAAAAAATAATccaatttctaatttaaaattattctcagTGATGACACTCCATTGCTTGTCTTGATGACCTACAATAATGATAAAAATTAATGCATTAGTCACATGCAATCAAATTGGCTCCCAGTAAGTAATGCAGTCTGATTAGGAATATCTTTCTCTTCAAAATTTCCCCTTCTTTTCACTGTACAGCGAGCAGTGTCTATTGATTGGGATAAAAAAATGAATTGAATTGCGGAggggaaattaattttaacaagACACCtcaaaaacccattttttttaaacagaataaatttaTCTGAGGTTTGAGTTTACTGACAGGGTATGAAtaagaaattcagtgaaaatacaCTTGCCCTTTGAAGTATTATAATCAAACATAAAatggtttcttctttttgtaAACCTATCTGTACGATACACTTTTACAGTCTTGTGGCTTTTATAAAACCACACTGTTACTGCTTCTTCATTCTTATCCTCCACATCTCACAGTGTGCAACTGCTCATGTTTAGATGCCCCTGTGTGGTTATATTAAATGTGAATAGAATATATCAGGACACTGACTGTTTCAGATCAAATGAAGGAATACTCTAAATTAGATCAGTTAATACAAATTGAATGAAAATTATTTAGTACTTCTAACTATACTGGCTTATAGATATGTGTACAGTTAAAACATTCACATAGACACAAAGGCTAGCAAACAGCATCACTGATGCTTCCACCAACTGTCACgtagaaagagggaaagaggttCTCAaatatgggctttttttttttttttccttacattttccattttcaatCTAAATAGTACTCAAAGCTGCAATCTGAACTTAAAATTAGCATGCAcagtagaaattaaaatatttcaatgaTATGGGTTACATCCACTAGGTGCTGAAAGAGGAATAATATATTGTGCCAGGAACAGCTGATGCCAGGTAAGACTATTGCAAAATTTCACTGGGCTTCAGAAATGTCTGGAATATGATACATTGCCAAGTGAGCTTttagaagagagagaaagcaattAATTTTAGAGTAATGTTTACTTTGTATCAGtacattacattaaaaatactagTGTTAATTTTCCTCTCCTTACTAACAACTCAGATTAAGTAAAAAAAGACCTCCATTTATTTAGGGAAACATATTTAAAATCTGAGATACAACTTGATATTATTTCAAAGATACTAATATTAAACTTGATTATCTTGATATACTTGCTTGTCATCATAGTATCTTTAGTAACACGAAGGCTTTTTGAGACACATTGCAGCATTGAATGCAACATCAGCAAATATAtactataattttatttatattaatttatgtaTCTAGATTACAAGTTAGATAGGCTGTAAAATAGTTCTCTGCTTTTAGAGCAGCCCATTAAAATAAAGACCAACGAACTGGTCTAATAcataaatgcaaaagaaattttTCTCTAAGCAGGTATTTTCTTCCTAAAGCTGTGGTCAGAACAACAATGAAACAGTTCTGGAAGCTTAAAGACAGTTATCAGCTCTTTCTTCAACATCAAAAATACTACAACATCAGAAGGCGTCCTCCGATTTGTACTGGGAGTTTTGAAAATATCTTGCTTGCttgcatatgcttttttttttttttttcctccccttttatATGACACTGCAGTTTATATTTCTATAGTTTCAAGTTACAAATttcttaaaattataaaaataacaagaaCTAAATCAAACCCAGATTTTTCTTGAGTAGTCACATAATGTAGTTCTTTGCAACAGCAGAAACATGATTTTGTTCTATCCATTGACTTTTAGTTGAATTCCAATGGCATCAAAACAATTCAGTAGTCCCCCGGTACCTCTCCTGTAGTATAtttactgattattttaaaataattgtcacAAACAaaggatctaaaaaaaaaaaaaaaaaaaaaaaagaggccgaTACATAAAAATTTGAATATAGCTGTTTGAAGTTAACTGCACTGAGAAGGGAGCTAATACAAAATAACCAAAGGGGCATTTTTGAGAGAAAGCGCACTCTGAAATATaataaaatgctttagaaaactttctgtaatttgcattttttctttaagaaaaaaaagatcatgaaACCCTAGGCTATGTTCTTGATATGTAGGGCACAATATAAACTGTGATGGTCACATAATCATATCCTTGGAGTGTCATAAGTTCTCATGATAAGCCTGCctgctggaaatattttgcaCAAAGGAAGAGAGACTCCTCCAGAAGGGACAATAAAGAAGATTAATCTGGCAGACAGACTACTGAGTGGTAGGTTTCAACAGCTTCGTGTGACTCTAAAATTGCCTTGTTGATTTAGAACAGTAACTATCTGCTTAGCACATTTCCTTTACCAAGAAAGGATAACAGTTAATACACCACAAACAGAATCAATATTAAAGTATGGTTTAATATACAGAAAGTCATACAAGTTATCACTGCTTGAAGTGCCATATGAGGCCACCACCACCAACCACAAGTGGATTACATGTTTAATTTCCCTCCTCAACCAAATGATAAATGACTTCAAGGCAGTGTGTTAAGATATCCAGAATTTTCATCAaacatcatttttttaaaaaaacaaaatatagcATGAAACAGAAACAACACATATGATTATACTATTCTGTGGAGACAACAAACAGATCTCCATTTTCAGAGTTAGTTACCAATTGGTTTTTATACCACATTATACCCATCTGACACTTAGGGTACTCTTCATGTATGGACAGTCAGATCTCCTGAAATGAAGTTACTGAAACAAATACAAAGCAGGGAAACTcacttttgtcttttcctttgccTGAGAATGTTTGTTTCACATATATTGGTGACTGTCGTGGCAGCTTTTGGTGTCTTGATTAAGTGTCTCAAAAGCTACCCCACTCATTCCTTTGTAATATTATAACTGTATTCAGAAAATGAATTGTTATACTGTAAATCACTGTCACCAATTCTCAGAAATGAGTATAGGACAAGTGAGTTGCATTGACCCAGTGTTTGTGAGACATCCTTCGGGTTTGCTGCTTTCTGTGGTGTCCTTGCATAGCAATGAAACAGACTGCTTCTTCATCCTGCTAGACAGTAATCAACTCACACTTGcatttttttgaattaaaagaaTTGTAATAAACACACCGACCTACCTTTGTTATTCCCCACTATCATCCTCTATTAgttttcatgaaacatttttttcataaaatgaaaaggCAAAACAGGTGTTAGATTATTTATGTTTGACAAATTCGtatcatttaaataattaaaactaatttGTGTTGAGAGCTACAGTTGCATTTTTATTAGAGAAACAAGTACAAATAGGCATCACTACAGAGCTGTTTATTCAATAATGAGATTAAATGAAATGGATTTCGTAGTCTCAATTCTTTCTGATTAATGTGGCAATCGGAACTCTAACTTCTGTGCCTTAACAATGTGGAAACAGCTGCTCACCCACTCTAATTccataaaacttttttctttaaagctacacattttaaattattcctaaaaaaatattgtaagcAAAATACCAAATGTTTCCGGTTTAAACAATACTTGCATTATAAACCTGAAATTATACTACCTTTTAATTTAATCACAAAAGAGAAAGTTTCATTTACAAATAGCAGTATTTAAACTTATGTGTAACATAAAactttctgcatatttttctgcTTATATAATATAGAGGTTATTGTATTAATCTGCATAGAAAAAATATTGTACtcgtaaaataataataaattctaaATTAATTAGCCTACAATATTTAGGTACaattttaagagggaaaaaaaaagtgaattcagCTACAAACAGGATGTGCTGTGTGTAAAATTGTCTGCTAAGAACCAGTTAAAGCAGCACAATACTTACCCTTTGAACAAATGCATCAACATAGAATTGCAGGTAACAATTATATACTATAAAAGGTTTTtggaaaaagcaaagcagcaaactTCTAAAAGCAACATATTTATATAACTATAATATACTGTTTTCTTATTCACTAAagatttttcaagcatttttagTAAAGATGCAGCATATTATATGTACAGGGACTGCATTGCACCAGATAGTGACATGCTAAGCCATGATTGCCTTGCATTTAAGAGATACCATTTGATGAGATATCATTTATAGAATAAACCAGTCTCACTTTGTGACCCTGTGGTAAACAGTAGCACTTAATGAACCCTTTTTTTCCATATCCAcatcaaaacatttaaaatttggaGTATGTAGACATCTTGTCTCAAGTGAAATAGACATTTAGGAGTCAGCAGATGGACTGAAGAGTGTCCAGACAGAAATGTGTATTATCAATAAGCATGTTGTAATTTGCATGACCCATCATTAAATTTTTTAATGATACTATGACATAGGGATTCAATTCACTGTAAAATTACTAAAATCTACCAATTGTAATGCTTTcagactgtttattttttttttttccaatagaaaaataaatctcataCATTCGAAGTGGTACACAAAAAAACTGGGATAAAATTGATCAGATTTCTTGATAGCACCATTTACACATTCTTTAAAGTAAACATTAATATGCACTTTCTTAGAAAgcgatataaatatatatatatataaatacaggaCGTGCTAACCTCTGTTAACCATCTGAATGTGATGGAATAATCTATCTCTACTGTGCAGGTAGGCTTGTGCATGGTGGTGTggcaatataattttaaaagtttgttacAGATGTGATGGGAAGCTGGAAGGAGTCGAATAAGCAGAAAAAAGAGCTTAGATCTACTGTAAGCAATGAGTCGGAATGAGCCGTTAAAGGTTAGAATTTATCTTTGTTTCTGATCATTCAATGAGAAAAATGACTTCCACAGAAATAGATACCTTAAAACTGCTTGGGGGAAGGGTGGCGAGGGTGAAATAGGATTGAAAGTCCTACAGGTAATAGCAATAACTGGAAGTGCAGACGAAATTGGTCTTCAGAGCAAAGAGGAACGCAGCCGTTTAAAAAGTCTAAGTGCAATGTTGTGGTGCTGAAAGAAAAGCTCctggtgaaaaagaaaaaaacggCAATGCAACTTCAAGCGGCAATTTTGTGGTGCTGAAAGGACAGCTCCCGGCGTTGCGGGAAAGATCTCGGGTCTGGAATGAGGTGTCCAATCTGTATGATAAACAGCACACTGTGTCTCAGAGCGCCCATTCAATCTCAGTAAGTAAATGAAATATTGATTGAAAGTGACCCTGAAACAGAATGCATTAAAAAGACATCGAAAGCTGCAGAACTGAGGTAATTCTTATTCAGCGTGTTCACCAGCCTCCCTATAGCAAAACAAGTCTATAAATAGTTGCGTTTCATAAGATACATTTGGCCCTCGTATCATCGGTTTTCTCCATTCTCAACCGGTATAGTTGAATAGCCATTGTTGTACGCCTACCTGTGGAAGTTTGAAGCCACATTCTAATTTTCGTGCAATGAATTAAAACATCACATTACAAATCATTTCTACATGGTCTATGAATTTCTGAAGATAAATTTTTAAACAGCGTGAAGCTGACTTACAAATAAGGCATACAAACCCCTTCACTGTTGCCACAATTAAGAGGTAAGTAATTTCAACTTAGCTCTGTTTTTAACCATCATATATAACCATGTCAAGTAGCAAAAGATCCAGAACTCCCATTTACATTTAAAGTCAAgctgtgtgcatttttttttcagcatcaggagctaataaaatacagaaatttgttTAAAAGGGCTGGCTTCAAATTAACATTAAATTCCAGATGAAATGTATGGGCTCCACAGTGGACTAGTggaattttgaaataaaaggcTGAAAAGTCTGCTAAGactgaacaaaacattttaaaagacccAACATTTGAAATGCTTCTAATACACATCCTAGatcattttctttccctcccccctccccttttcaaCCTAAGTTGGGGTCCCAATCTTTGCCTTTGTTCACTGCTGACTCTGAGACAGCATGGTGAAAGAAATTTACATAGATATTATTCACTGTTAATGTATTATAAATGGTCTGAGACTTGTGACATGCaaggaaaaaatgagacgggAGACAAGTGATGCTACATGATGAACTAAGCACATTTATAATGATAAAATGAGTAAATATAATAGCGGCAATGCTAACCACTGATTTCACGAGATACACTATTTGTCAAAACTTACACAGCTACAGAGTATCGACGATAAATAGTCATTACCAAGTAACACAGTTTACtacagcttttctctttcattttaaacaagCATATCATTCCCTTTTTAATCATTctctaaattaaatatttagagaTAGAGAACTCTAAATGAAATAACAATCCAatgttaaaaactaaaaaaaatgaGTCTACTCTTACAGTTTGACAGAAATGAGTTATTAATagtgaagggggaagggatcaGGGAATTATTTCAAGTTCTCAATGTCCAAAAGTAAATTGCACAGTAAATCAATATGAAATGAAGAGTCCATATAGTTCAATGAACAAAAGGGAAAGTTCATGAGGACAAAGATCACAGTTCAGAGAGAGGCTGGACGAAATTCAGACATGGAGCATCACACTCATTGTTCTTTAATTGGTTGCACAGAAAGGAGCAGCTGGGATGCCATTTAGCTTGCTAGGATGGACGTAATCAATGGGTTGAAGTTGAGATGGAAGTAATTCTCTTTTGAAATTCAGTTGCTCAGCCAGATGATCCAGAGGTAgccagcattttatttttgtccattGAATTTAAGACTGCATGCACAGCATGAGGAGGTGCTTGGTTATGGATGCCCCTATGAGTGGCCTTGAGCGGGCAAACTCAGAGGTTAACAGATGGTGGGTCAATGGCCTGGGCAGTTGGCACTCAGGAGAGGTACAGAAGAGGGTGACAGTTGTTGGGTCTTGGGAACAAAGGCTTACTCTGAAATGACCTGTCAAAAAGCCTGGCAAAGGTAGACCACTACCTCTCAAGGTAAACTGCCTCTTCTAAATAAGCATGCAGGAAATACTGTCTGGTTGGTGACATAAAAATGCTCCACAAAACATGCAAATTACTGAGTATTAGAAACTGCATTGGCTGCTAGCGCCATGCTGCAAAGACTCCTTCATGGGAGCAAACAGCTAAATCACAGATAGCTTCACAGTAAAATCTACATTCACAATACTAATAGGTTTCTAGTGTTAACAAATTATACACAATTATAAGCTCTTAAAATGCAACATACTTATCAAGCAGTTGCAGATAATGAAACATTATCAGCTATCAATAATTTGTTGGCACTTTCACTTTTTGTATATAAAATTTCCAATACACTGTACCACAGTTATGTGTCTAAACAGTGAGAATGTTAATGGAGTAATGACTGTTCTACTGGCCAGGCGATGGGATCAGTAGTGATTTCAGTGCTTAAAAACAAATGTACAAACCTCAGTTAGAGGTGGGACTCCATGTGAGAACTTTTGTTGAACTTACAAATGGTGAAGAATGGGCCATGGCCAGCATGCAGCATTATTTCCATTGTCTAGTTCAGATGGAGAACAGGTGCTTTTATTGATCTGTAAACTTACCAATATAATTTTCCACAGTTTTaacctttttaaatattttacagtgcttTTATGCAACTATATTGCTTTTTgatcattttaaattttaaaacttattttcaaaatattgtttCCTACTTCACTGTGCCCTAAGCAGGAAGTAAGACTGACATGACAGTGCTTTGGCCTCACTCCATTTTAGGTCACTGACCCCACCATACCCAACCTAACAGTAGTTAATTTAGTGTTATCTAGAACTAATACTGAAAACTATACGCATATCCCTGTCTACATTCAATCATTAAACTACAATAATGCTGGTAAAATGGCAGGCTTAAATCTTACACTAGAAACACCTCTGACAAATATACACAAGCAAAGTATAGAGAACAAAACAGATCAAGAAAAAATTCTCTCTATGAAACATCTGGTAAAACACATTATATTTACATATACACATTGTCAACATAGTCGCATTCATTTgcataattatatattaataacaGAAAAACTTCACTTCTGCAAAGTACAGTACATCCTTCTTGAAAATAGGGTAAGGAGGGGTTAAAACAATCTCATGTTTAACAGGGGCTCTCAACCCACTTTCTGTGGAttggcagcccgaactccttgcTCATATGTGATCCGTTGTGTAATTAAATACTGTGCGGCCTGGGTTGCAGCTGGTGTTCCAGTAATGGTTACCTTGCGATTTCTTGTGCCAGGTACGAATTCTCCCTTTTTAGAGATCTGTATCCTTGCACCAGTCAACTCCTGGTATTCAACTAatgttttccctccttttccaaGTATTGCACCAACTAAGTTTTCTGGCACTGCTATTTCCACTACATCCTTTGATCCATCTGTGGATTTTTCTGTTCCTAGGATGGCACTGGCAGCTAGGGGAGAAGCAGCTCCAAAATATCCATTGGttgcagcagtagcagcagccaGGCTACCTAATGCAAATGTCCCCGCCGTTCCACCAGCAGTGCTGCCACTGGCTGAGGCTTCACTCGCATAGGTGGCCAACAaattggctgctgctgctgctgggttggcactggcagctgctgcagccaAAGCCCCTGTAGCTGCTGCCTGACTTAGGCCTAAACCTAATGTATTGAGATTATATCCATAGCTGGCTAATGTATTAAGTGCAGAGGTGATGGCCACCAGGTCATTGCCTGTAAAGCCAGATAAAACTGCTGGAAAGGCTGCCACTCCAGCAAGGTTAGCATGTCCTAATagccctgcagcagctgcagcagttgGTAACACTTCAGCAGTGTTTGCATAAGGAGATCCGGTTGGATTGGAATTGGCCACTGGACCTGTGACATTGGCATAACTGATATTGAGACAGCTGCCACTCTGTGGATCCTCTTGTATCTTCTGGATGATAAGTTCAACAGCTTTTCGGTTTTGTTCAGGTTCTCCACTCACAGTGACAACCCTCTCTTGCAAGTTGATCCCATCAGGTTTCTGGGAAAGCTGCACCCAAGCCCCTGACTGCTCCATTATAGCCTTCACTGTAGCACCTCCCTTCCCTATTATCAGACCTGCTGTGCTGTTGGGAACTATAATCTTtacctgtaattaaaaaaaatatatataaataatacttCTGCTCTGTGCATAAACACTATAATATTTTGCTACCctataaaaggaaggaaaagaatgaaGCAAGTTAGTTaccatgtttttaaaagaaaaggttttaaaaaaatattaaaaatacagctcATCACGCTTTTTAATGCTCTGCATCTGTTTCAAATGTACAATACAAAGAATTAAAgataaaataacaggaaaatcATATTTATCACTGTCCCACAGAATACACTGTTTTCAGCATAGTAGCTTTCAGACCAAAAGATTAAGCAAATGCATGTATTATAAGCCCGTATGAAAAAACTATCTTGGGTTGTATCAAAGCAAGTGTTTTCATGTGATTCCTCTCTTTCCAGGTTCAAGTAGCAAACCAGCTTCTCAGACAAACATGTGTCTGAAATTCTTCACCTTCCCTTAAAACACCTTTAGTAacaatgattaaaaaaccccacttggCTAAAGCAAAGACTGTATAGCATGGACAGATGAAACAGTTGGTCTTGAACAGGACATGATCTTGATTGTTCAACCTGTCATCCATATCAGTATACAGAAATTCATTATGCACTACAGTGTATTATTATTCAGTCTATGGAAATGAAGTGCAGCAGGAGAGAGTATCTAAATGCTGAAGATTTTGAAAGATTAAAGTATGGCATTTTTACATCTTAAAAAGTTTATCAAATTGTCTTCAAATAAAGGGTATTTGCCTATAAATCCTACCTTTCCTCCTGTTAAAACAAGTTTCAAACTGATACAACCTCATTAATGTCAACAAATTTATTCCTTATTGACTTATTGCTATGAATGAAGAATGATACCCAAGATAAAAATTCAATATTTATACACATTCTTCGTAACTTTTGATTTTGATATACGTTTTACAAATGTGTCTCAAAGTTTTAATGTATTATCTGTCTCATAATATtgaattacaaaatatatttttagtagCCTACTGATATCTATTGATCCAGGTTTTGTGGAGCACGTATATAGGGATAACACTTAAATTTGTCAATCCTTCCTCCAAAATGCCATGTAAAATCTCAGCAAGAAGTCAAtacaaaatacaattaaaattttattagcAACATTCTCATTTTACTGCCTCATTATAAAGTCAAGTTTATT
Above is a genomic segment from Athene noctua chromosome 6, bAthNoc1.hap1.1, whole genome shotgun sequence containing:
- the NOVA1 gene encoding RNA-binding protein Nova-1 isoform X2 — translated: MMAAAPIQQNGTHTGVPIDLDPPDSRKRPLEAPPEAGSTKRTNTGEDGQYFLKVLIPSYAAGSIIGKGGQTIVQLQKETGATIKLSKSKDFYPGTTERVCLIQGTVEALNAVHGFIAEKIREMPQNVAKTEPVSILQPQTTVNPDRIKQVKIIVPNSTAGLIIGKGGATVKAIMEQSGAWVQLSQKPDGINLQERVVTVSGEPEQNRKAVELIIQKIQEDPQSGSCLNISYANVTGPVANSNPTGSPYANTAEVLPTAAAAAGLLGHANLAGVAAFPAVLSGFTGNDLVAITSALNTLASYGYNLNTLGLGLSQAAATGALAAAAASANPAAAAANLLATYASEASASGSTAGGTAGTFALGSLAAATAATNGYFGAASPLAASAILGTEKSTDGSKDVVEIAVPENLVGAILGKGGKTLVEYQELTGARIQISKKGEFVPGTRNRKVTITGTPAATQAAQYLITQRITYEQGVRAANPQKVG
- the NOVA1 gene encoding RNA-binding protein Nova-1 isoform X1 — protein: MMAAAPIQQNGTHTGVPIDLDPPDSRKRPLEAPPEAGSTKRTNTGEDGQYFLKVLIPSYAAGSIIGKGGQTIVQLQKETGATIKLSKSKDFYPGTTERVCLIQGTVEALNAVHGFIAEKIREMPQNVAKTEPVSILQPQTTVNPDRIKQTLPSSPTTTKSSPSDPMTTSRANQVKIIVPNSTAGLIIGKGGATVKAIMEQSGAWVQLSQKPDGINLQERVVTVSGEPEQNRKAVELIIQKIQEDPQSGSCLNISYANVTGPVANSNPTGSPYANTAEVLPTAAAAAGLLGHANLAGVAAFPAVLSGFTGNDLVAITSALNTLASYGYNLNTLGLGLSQAAATGALAAAAASANPAAAAANLLATYASEASASGSTAGGTAGTFALGSLAAATAATNGYFGAASPLAASAILGTEKSTDGSKDVVEIAVPENLVGAILGKGGKTLVEYQELTGARIQISKKGEFVPGTRNRKVTITGTPAATQAAQYLITQRITYEQGVRAANPQKVG
- the NOVA1 gene encoding RNA-binding protein Nova-1 isoform X3; the encoded protein is MMAAAPIQQNGTHTGVPIDLDPPDSRKRPLEAPPEAGSTKRTNTGAEDGQYFLKVLIPSYAAGSIIGKGGQTIVQLQKETGATIKLSKSKDFYPGTTERVCLIQGTVEALNAVHGFIAEKIREMPQNVAKTEPVSILQPQTTVNPDRIKQVKIIVPNSTAGLIIGKGGATVKAIMEQSGAWVQLSQKPDGINLQERVVTVSGEPEQNRKAVELIIQKIQEDPQSGSCLNISYANVTGPVANSNPTGSPYANTAEVLPTAAAAAGLLGHANLAGVAAFPAVLSGFTGNDLVAITSALNTLASYGYNLNTLGLGLSQAAATGALAAAAASANPAAAAANLLATYASEASASGSTAGGTAGTFALGSLAAATAATNGYFGAASPLAASAILGTEKSTDGSKDVVEIAVPENLVGAILGKGGKTLVEYQELTGARIQISKKGEFVPGTRNRKVTITGTPAATQAAQYLITQRITYEQGVRAANPQKVG